A portion of the Cryptomeria japonica chromosome 5, Sugi_1.0, whole genome shotgun sequence genome contains these proteins:
- the LOC131072744 gene encoding 36.4 kDa proline-rich protein-like, which produces MKKVVAVVLIVMIEVATSMPVLMAWNPVPQPPPAPAPAKFPLDALKVGACVEVLSGLVHIGIGDPIVNQCCPVIEGVLALEAALCLCTAIRAKLLNLDILVPVAL; this is translated from the coding sequence ATGAAGAAAGTTGTAGCAGTGGTACTTATTGTTATGATTGAGGTGGCAACTAGCATGCCAGTGTTAATGGCATGGAATCCTGTTCCTCAACCTCCTCCAGCTCCAGCTCCAGCAAAATTCCCACTTGATGCTCTGAAGGTGGGGGCCTGTGTTGAAGTGCTTAGTGGCCTTGTGCACATAGGCATTGGAGACCCAATTGTAAACCAGTGTTGCCCTGTGATTGAAGGAGTTTTGGCATTGGAGGCAGCGCTGTGTTTGTGTACAGCAATAAGGGCTAAGCTTCTCAACCTCGATATACTTGTTCCAGTAGCACTGTAG